Proteins encoded in a region of the Streptomyces sp. NBC_00258 genome:
- the ppk2 gene encoding polyphosphate kinase 2: MTELLSDMRVDYSDHDDPVLIRPDGSPVDTWRENYPYAQRMERGEYDWHKRLQQIELLKLQSWIKETGRRLVVVFEGRDAAGKGGTIKRFTEHLNPRGARVVALEKPTERERGQWYFQRYVEHLPTAGEIVLFDRSWYNRAGVERVMGFCTGDEYRRFMRQAPAFERMLVDDGVDLVKFWFSVSQGEQRTRFTIRQVDPVRQWKLSPMDLASLDLWDDYTAAKVSMFRETDTEQAPWTVVKSNDKKRARVEAMRSVLARFDYTGKDHEVVGKPDPRIVGAAATLLEAGEDDELQEGW, translated from the coding sequence ATGACCGAGCTGCTGAGTGACATGCGCGTCGACTACAGCGACCACGACGACCCGGTGCTGATCCGCCCCGACGGCAGCCCGGTGGACACCTGGCGGGAGAACTACCCGTACGCACAGCGCATGGAGCGCGGCGAGTACGACTGGCACAAGCGGCTGCAGCAGATCGAGCTGCTGAAGCTGCAGAGCTGGATCAAGGAGACCGGGCGCCGGCTCGTCGTCGTCTTCGAGGGGCGGGACGCGGCCGGCAAGGGCGGCACGATCAAGCGCTTCACCGAGCACCTCAATCCGCGCGGTGCCCGGGTGGTGGCCCTGGAGAAGCCGACGGAACGCGAGCGCGGACAGTGGTACTTCCAGCGGTACGTCGAGCATCTGCCGACGGCCGGGGAGATCGTGCTGTTCGACCGGTCCTGGTACAACCGGGCCGGTGTGGAGCGGGTGATGGGCTTCTGCACGGGCGACGAGTACCGGCGCTTCATGCGGCAGGCGCCCGCGTTCGAGCGGATGCTCGTCGACGACGGCGTGGACCTGGTGAAGTTCTGGTTCTCGGTGTCGCAGGGCGAGCAGCGCACGCGGTTCACGATCCGGCAGGTCGACCCCGTACGGCAGTGGAAGCTCAGCCCCATGGACCTGGCGTCCCTCGACCTCTGGGACGACTACACCGCCGCCAAGGTCTCCATGTTCCGCGAGACGGACACCGAACAGGCCCCGTGGACCGTGGTGAAGAGCAACGACAAGAAGCGGGCCCGGGTGGAGGCCATGCGCAGTGTGCTGGCCCGCTTCGACTACACGGGCAAGGACCACGAGGTGGTCGGAAAGCCGGACCCCCGGATAGTCGGCGCGGCGGCGACCCTGCTGGAGGCGGGCGAGGACGACGAACTGCAGGAGGGCTGGTAG
- a CDS encoding inorganic phosphate transporter, with protein MDHITFLVAVVIVTALAFDFTNGFHDTANAMATSIATGALQPRTAVLISGVLNVGGAFLSTEVAKTISGGIVDDTLVTPGMIFAGLVGAILWNLATWLLGLPSSSSHALFGGLIGAVWVGAGEHGVHFDKVVEKVLVPAVASPLVAGVAALIATYLAYRITARSREKSVTKGFRLGQIASASLVSLAHGTNDAQKTMGVITLTLISAGALGHDAGPPLWVIASAGLAIGLGTYLGGWRIIRTMGKGLTDIQSPQGFAAEAASTTVILTSAHLGFALSTTQVCSGGILGAGLGRRLAEVRWGTAGRMVVAWLVTLPAAALVGGLSASVVTHGGNFGIVVIALLALAVATFIVVMSRRNPVHASNVNETHEVSVRVAAAPRVSTAA; from the coding sequence ATGGACCACATCACGTTCCTTGTGGCCGTCGTCATCGTCACGGCCCTCGCCTTCGACTTCACCAACGGCTTCCACGACACGGCGAACGCGATGGCGACCTCGATCGCCACCGGCGCGCTGCAGCCCAGAACCGCGGTCCTGATCAGCGGCGTACTGAACGTCGGCGGCGCGTTCCTGTCCACCGAGGTCGCCAAGACGATCTCCGGCGGGATCGTGGACGACACCCTGGTGACACCGGGCATGATCTTCGCCGGTCTGGTCGGCGCGATCCTGTGGAACCTCGCGACCTGGCTGCTCGGGCTGCCGTCGAGCTCCTCGCACGCGCTCTTCGGCGGTCTGATCGGGGCCGTCTGGGTGGGCGCGGGCGAGCACGGGGTGCACTTCGACAAGGTCGTCGAGAAGGTGCTGGTCCCGGCGGTCGCCTCACCGCTGGTGGCGGGTGTGGCCGCGCTGATCGCGACGTACCTCGCGTACAGGATCACGGCCCGGTCCCGGGAGAAGTCGGTGACGAAGGGGTTCCGGCTCGGGCAGATCGCCTCGGCGTCGCTGGTCTCGCTCGCGCACGGCACCAACGACGCGCAGAAGACGATGGGCGTCATCACGCTCACGCTGATCTCGGCCGGGGCGCTCGGACATGACGCCGGGCCGCCCCTGTGGGTGATCGCGTCGGCCGGACTCGCGATCGGCCTCGGTACGTATCTCGGCGGCTGGCGGATCATCCGGACGATGGGCAAGGGCCTGACCGACATCCAGTCGCCGCAGGGCTTCGCGGCCGAGGCAGCCTCCACGACGGTGATCCTGACCTCCGCACACCTCGGTTTCGCGCTGTCGACCACACAGGTGTGCTCCGGCGGCATCCTCGGCGCGGGCCTGGGCAGGCGTCTCGCCGAGGTGCGGTGGGGCACGGCGGGGCGGATGGTGGTGGCGTGGCTGGTGACGCTTCCCGCCGCCGCGCTGGTCGGCGGCCTCTCCGCGAGCGTGGTGACGCACGGCGGGAACTTCGGCATCGTGGTAATCGCACTCCTCGCGCTCGCCGTCGCCACGTTCATCGTCGTGATGTCGCGCCGCAACCCCGTGCACGCGTCCAACGTCAACGAGACCCACGAGGTCAGCGTCCGCGTCGCGGCCGCGCCGCGGGTCTCCACCGCCGCCTGA